Proteins encoded within one genomic window of Acidovorax sp. 107:
- a CDS encoding CinA family protein produces the protein MAPTSLSKSELLEQEVQALDANLTQISLRLLARRHLLATAESCTGGMIAAACTDLSGSSQWFERGFVTYSNEAKAEMLGVPPGLIEQHGAVSEPVARAMADGALAHSRAQVSLAVTGVAGPTGGTETKPVGTVWFAWCVGGQTHSEMQHFAGDRAAVRTATLRYALKRLLSLLPA, from the coding sequence ATGGCACCCACATCACTATCAAAAAGTGAGCTACTAGAGCAAGAAGTACAAGCGCTTGATGCCAATTTGACGCAAATATCGCTGCGTTTGCTGGCCCGCCGCCACCTACTGGCCACTGCCGAAAGCTGCACTGGCGGCATGATCGCCGCCGCCTGCACCGACCTGTCGGGCTCCAGCCAGTGGTTCGAGCGCGGCTTTGTGACCTATTCTAACGAGGCCAAGGCCGAGATGCTGGGCGTACCCCCCGGCCTGATCGAGCAGCACGGTGCGGTGAGCGAGCCTGTGGCGCGCGCCATGGCCGACGGCGCCCTTGCCCACTCGCGCGCGCAGGTCAGTCTGGCCGTGACGGGCGTCGCGGGCCCCACGGGCGGCACCGAGACCAAGCCGGTGGGCACCGTGTGGTTCGCCTGGTGCGTGGGCGGGCAAACCCACAGCGAAATGCAGCACTTTGCTGGGGACCGCGCCGCCGTCCGCACGGCCACGCTGCGGTACGCCCTGAAGCGTCTGCTGAGCCTGCTGCCTGCCTGA
- a CDS encoding alpha/beta fold hydrolase, whose amino-acid sequence MTTTSPWFDGFATQRITTSGAEIFVRTGGTVGAPPLLLLHGFPQTHALWHRVAQQLARHYFLVLPDLRGYGDSSHAPGLPDHSNYSKRALAQDMAEVMTALGHDRFYLCGHDRGGRVAHRLALDHAARVKKLCVIDIAPTLDMYARTDMEFARAYYHWFHLIQPAPLPETMIGGNARAYLHAKLGGWGSAGLAHIEPQALADYERCFCTPEAIHTACEDYRASAGIDLDHDRDSRARGEKIACDTLVIWGAHGVVHRLFDPLALWQAQCAGVVTGQAVPAGHFIPEQLPGETAQALVQFFSA is encoded by the coding sequence ATGACAACGACATCTCCCTGGTTTGACGGCTTTGCCACTCAGCGCATCACCACCTCGGGCGCGGAGATCTTTGTGCGCACCGGGGGCACCGTGGGCGCTCCGCCGCTGCTGTTGCTGCACGGCTTTCCGCAAACGCATGCGCTGTGGCACCGCGTGGCACAGCAACTGGCACGCCACTATTTTCTGGTGCTGCCCGATCTGCGCGGCTATGGCGACTCATCCCACGCGCCGGGCCTGCCCGACCACAGCAACTACAGCAAACGCGCCCTGGCGCAGGACATGGCCGAGGTGATGACCGCTCTGGGCCACGACCGGTTCTACCTGTGCGGCCACGACCGGGGCGGCCGTGTGGCCCACCGGCTCGCGCTGGACCACGCCGCGCGCGTCAAGAAGCTGTGCGTGATCGACATCGCCCCCACGCTCGACATGTACGCGCGCACCGACATGGAGTTTGCGCGCGCCTACTACCACTGGTTCCACTTGATCCAGCCCGCGCCGCTGCCCGAGACCATGATTGGCGGCAACGCGCGCGCCTACCTGCACGCCAAGCTGGGCGGCTGGGGCAGCGCTGGCCTGGCCCACATCGAGCCCCAGGCCCTGGCCGACTACGAGCGATGCTTTTGCACGCCCGAAGCCATCCACACCGCCTGCGAGGACTACCGCGCCAGCGCAGGCATCGACCTCGACCACGACCGTGACAGCCGCGCGCGCGGCGAGAAGATCGCCTGCGACACCTTGGTGATCTGGGGCGCGCACGGTGTGGTGCACCGGCTGTTTGATCCACTGGCGCTGTGGCAGGCGCAGTGCGCGGGCGTGGTCACGGGCCAGGCCGTGCCGGCAGGGCACTTCATCCCCGAGCAATTGCCTGGAGAGACCGCCCAGGCACTGGTCCAATTTTTCAGCGCCTGA
- a CDS encoding D-2-hydroxyacid dehydrogenase has protein sequence MHIVFLDRDTLSPTTQLRRPAFDHTWAEHAATAPADVVARIRDADVVITNKVRITAEALAQAPRLRLVAVAATGTDNVDLAACQARGVVVSNVRSYATHTVPEHTFALIFALRRSLCAYRDAVRAGRWQQAGQFCFFDHPIRDLAGSTLGVIGDGALGQAVAAIGRALGMRVLMAAHKGRSGQGRLYTPFEQTLREADVLTLHCPLNAHTRHMIGAPEFALMQRRPLLINTARGGLVDEQAVGPALQAGQISGAAFDVTSVEPPPPDHPFMALLDRPDFVLTPHVAWASAEAIQALADQLTSNIEACVAGNPVNVVQPRA, from the coding sequence ATGCACATCGTCTTTCTCGATCGCGACACCCTTTCTCCCACCACCCAGTTGCGCCGCCCGGCTTTTGACCACACTTGGGCTGAGCATGCCGCCACCGCTCCGGCCGACGTGGTGGCGCGCATCCGCGATGCCGACGTCGTGATCACCAACAAGGTGCGCATCACCGCCGAGGCGCTGGCCCAGGCGCCGCGCCTGCGCCTGGTGGCCGTGGCCGCCACGGGCACTGACAACGTGGACCTGGCGGCCTGCCAGGCCCGGGGTGTGGTGGTGAGCAACGTGCGCAGCTACGCGACCCACACCGTGCCCGAGCACACCTTTGCGCTGATCTTTGCCCTGCGTCGCAGCCTGTGTGCCTATCGCGACGCGGTGCGCGCCGGGCGCTGGCAGCAGGCCGGACAGTTCTGCTTTTTTGACCACCCGATCCGCGACCTGGCGGGCTCCACGCTCGGTGTGATTGGCGACGGCGCGCTGGGCCAGGCCGTGGCCGCCATCGGCCGCGCGCTGGGCATGCGGGTGCTGATGGCGGCGCACAAGGGGCGCAGCGGCCAGGGCCGCCTGTACACCCCATTCGAGCAGACGCTGCGCGAAGCCGATGTGCTGACGCTGCACTGCCCGCTCAACGCCCACACGCGCCACATGATCGGTGCGCCCGAGTTTGCGCTCATGCAGCGGCGGCCCTTGCTGATCAACACCGCACGCGGTGGTTTGGTGGATGAGCAGGCCGTGGGCCCCGCGCTGCAGGCGGGGCAGATCAGCGGCGCGGCCTTTGACGTGACGAGCGTGGAGCCGCCACCCCCTGACCACCCCTTCATGGCGCTGCTGGACCGGCCGGACTTCGTGCTCACGCCCCATGTGGCCTGGGCCAGCGCCGAGGCCATCCAGGCGCTGGCCGACCAGCTGACCAGCAACATCGAGGCCTGTGTGGCGGGCAACCCCGTGAACGTGGTGCAGCCGCGCGCCTGA
- the tkt gene encoding transketolase, whose protein sequence is MSAHPLQPLAHAIRFLSIDAIVRATEGHQGVPLGMAEIATALYTQHLRHHPADPTWWDRDRVVLSNGHGSMLLYSLLHLTGYEAITLEQIQRFRELGAICEGHPERNPGHGIEVTTGPLGQGIANAFGMAVAEAYLRARFGSALVDHFTYAFVGDGCLQEGVGQEMISLAGHLRLGHLVLLWDDNLITDDGATSLSISENVPDRFRVAGWHVEELDGHDIDAVSAALTLARKDPRPSLLACRTVIGKGLPRVQGQRGGHSARLHPQDADDARALLGWPHPSFVVPPDVLQAWLDAGQRSAAEHAAWQQRLQALPTAEREEFCRVMEGRLPTGWQQVLQDYKARAHTQPEGQGGILLSAEINDLLAPVIPERMVGCADLEAPTSHKRGLRAFTAADPGGAYVHCGVREHVMGSMANGMAAHGGIVPLSVTYLAFSDYERPAMRMAALMGLPVKFVFSHDSIGIGKNGPTHQPVEILASLRATPNMWVMRPADAVEAAECWEAALAHTDGPVSLVFARQTLPLVRTAHDARNCSARGGYVLHEATRGPREVTLLATGSEVALAVAARDLLEQGGVGTAVVSLPCWELFDQQDADYRRAVLGSGVRVAVEAACRMGWDAYLGPRGSFVGMRGFGASGPAPALYELFGITAEAVAAEAHRLRAA, encoded by the coding sequence ATGAGTGCCCACCCCCTGCAGCCCCTGGCGCATGCCATCCGCTTCTTGTCGATCGACGCCATCGTTCGCGCCACCGAAGGCCACCAGGGCGTGCCCCTGGGCATGGCCGAGATCGCAACGGCGCTTTACACCCAGCACCTCAGGCATCACCCCGCTGACCCCACGTGGTGGGACCGCGACCGCGTGGTGCTCTCCAACGGCCACGGCTCCATGCTGCTGTACTCGCTGCTGCATCTCACGGGCTACGAGGCCATCACCCTGGAACAGATCCAGCGCTTCCGCGAGCTGGGCGCCATCTGCGAAGGCCACCCCGAGCGCAACCCCGGGCACGGCATCGAGGTCACCACCGGCCCGCTGGGCCAGGGCATTGCCAACGCCTTCGGCATGGCCGTGGCCGAGGCCTACCTGCGTGCCCGCTTCGGCAGCGCCCTGGTGGACCATTTCACCTACGCCTTCGTGGGCGATGGCTGCCTGCAGGAGGGCGTGGGTCAGGAAATGATCTCGCTGGCCGGGCACCTGCGACTGGGTCACCTCGTGCTGCTGTGGGACGACAACCTCATCACCGACGACGGCGCGACCTCGCTGTCCATCAGCGAAAACGTGCCCGACCGCTTCCGTGTGGCGGGCTGGCATGTGGAGGAGTTGGATGGTCACGACATCGACGCCGTGTCGGCCGCGCTGACCCTGGCGCGCAAGGACCCGCGCCCCTCGCTCCTCGCCTGCCGCACGGTCATCGGCAAGGGGCTGCCGCGCGTGCAGGGCCAGCGCGGTGGCCACAGCGCACGCCTGCACCCCCAAGACGCCGATGACGCGCGCGCGCTGCTGGGCTGGCCCCACCCATCCTTCGTTGTCCCACCCGACGTGTTGCAGGCCTGGCTTGATGCCGGACAACGCAGCGCCGCCGAACACGCCGCCTGGCAGCAGCGTCTGCAGGCCCTGCCCACGGCGGAGCGCGAGGAGTTCTGCCGGGTGATGGAAGGGCGCCTGCCCACGGGCTGGCAGCAGGTGTTGCAGGACTACAAGGCGCGTGCCCATACCCAGCCCGAAGGCCAGGGCGGCATCCTGCTTTCGGCCGAGATCAACGACCTGCTCGCCCCCGTCATCCCCGAGCGCATGGTGGGCTGCGCCGACCTGGAGGCGCCCACCAGCCACAAACGCGGCCTGCGCGCCTTCACGGCAGCCGACCCCGGTGGGGCTTACGTGCACTGCGGCGTGCGCGAGCACGTGATGGGCTCCATGGCCAACGGCATGGCCGCGCACGGCGGCATCGTGCCGCTCAGCGTGACCTACCTCGCGTTCTCGGACTACGAGCGGCCCGCCATGCGCATGGCCGCCCTCATGGGCCTGCCGGTGAAGTTCGTGTTCAGCCACGACTCCATCGGCATCGGCAAGAACGGCCCCACCCACCAGCCGGTGGAAATTCTTGCGTCGCTGCGCGCCACGCCCAACATGTGGGTCATGCGCCCGGCCGATGCGGTGGAGGCCGCCGAATGCTGGGAGGCCGCGCTGGCCCATACCGACGGCCCGGTGAGCCTGGTGTTCGCACGCCAGACGCTGCCGCTGGTACGCACCGCCCACGACGCCCGCAACTGCAGTGCCCGCGGCGGCTACGTGCTGCACGAGGCCACCCGCGGCCCGCGCGAGGTCACGCTGCTGGCCACTGGCTCGGAGGTGGCGCTGGCCGTGGCCGCACGCGACCTGCTGGAGCAGGGCGGCGTGGGCACGGCCGTGGTATCGCTGCCCTGCTGGGAGCTGTTTGACCAGCAGGACGCAGACTACCGCCGCGCGGTGCTGGGCAGCGGCGTGCGCGTGGCGGTGGAGGCCGCCTGCCGCATGGGCTGGGACGCCTACCTGGGACCTCGCGGCAGCTTCGTGGGCATGCGGGGCTTTGGTGCTTCGGGCCCCGCGCCCGCGCTTTACGAGTTGTTCGGCATCACCGCCGAGGCCGTGGCTGCCGAAGCCCACCGCCTGCGTGCGGCATGA
- a CDS encoding LysR substrate-binding domain-containing protein, which translates to MIPPLSALQAFEAIARRKSFSLAAGELNLTPSAVSHQLAKLEGLLGVRLFERSARGVELTPAGQSYLQRVANALGAINTATESLRHGMQDTLHLHCSPSFASLWLMPRISRFTRRHPDIALSLSASHVHSDFQLGLVDIDIRYGLPNWPHLEVEPVFAEKVMPLASPEFIRTHAVHTAQDLLRVPLIQSVVNVAQWPDWFARFLPGQRPERIALRFDRAMMSLDAAVQSLGVALESTSLGQALIATGRLQPVFGPEVELQVQAHFLVYPGRHAARPEVRRFLDWVREEALQSQGR; encoded by the coding sequence ATGATTCCTCCCCTGAGTGCCCTGCAGGCGTTTGAAGCCATTGCCCGCCGCAAGAGCTTTTCGCTGGCCGCCGGCGAACTGAACCTCACGCCCTCGGCCGTGAGCCACCAGCTCGCCAAGCTCGAAGGGCTGCTTGGGGTGCGGTTGTTTGAGCGTTCGGCGCGAGGCGTGGAGCTGACCCCGGCAGGGCAAAGCTACTTGCAGCGCGTGGCCAACGCGCTCGGAGCCATCAACACCGCCACCGAAAGCCTGCGCCACGGCATGCAGGACACGCTGCACCTGCACTGCAGCCCCAGCTTTGCCAGCCTGTGGCTGATGCCGCGCATCTCGCGTTTCACGCGGCGGCACCCGGACATTGCGCTGTCGCTGTCGGCCTCGCACGTGCATTCGGACTTTCAGCTGGGCCTGGTAGACATCGATATCCGCTACGGGCTGCCCAATTGGCCGCACCTCGAGGTTGAACCCGTGTTTGCTGAAAAAGTCATGCCGCTGGCCAGCCCCGAGTTCATTCGCACCCATGCGGTGCATACGGCGCAAGACCTGCTGCGCGTGCCGCTGATCCAGTCGGTGGTCAACGTGGCACAGTGGCCCGACTGGTTTGCGCGGTTTTTGCCTGGCCAGCGGCCCGAGCGCATTGCGCTGCGCTTTGACCGCGCGATGATGAGCCTGGACGCTGCCGTGCAGTCGCTGGGCGTGGCGCTGGAGAGCACCAGCCTGGGCCAGGCCCTGATCGCCACAGGCCGCCTGCAGCCTGTGTTCGGCCCCGAGGTGGAGCTGCAGGTGCAGGCGCACTTTCTGGTCTACCCGGGGCGCCACGCGGCCCGGCCCGAGGTGCGGCGGTTTCTGGACTGGGTGCGCGAGGAGGCGCTGCAGTCCCAAGGGCGATGA
- a CDS encoding SDR family NAD(P)-dependent oxidoreductase yields MLLKDKVAVITGGAGLNGLGFATARMMAEQGAKVVILDLEGANPQAAAARLGTEHLGLVANVTDKASCEAAAAAIQARYGHIDILVNNAGITQPVKFLDITGADYDRILDVSLRGTLYASQAVLPFMVAQNSGAIVCISSVSAQRGGGILGGPHYSAAKAGVLGLARAMAREYGGNNIRVNCVTPGLIATDINKGKIPDDKRQGILDGIPLARIGEPNDVAGCVVFLASDLAKYCTGVTLDVNGGMLIH; encoded by the coding sequence ATGCTGCTCAAAGACAAGGTTGCCGTCATCACCGGCGGTGCGGGACTCAACGGCCTGGGTTTTGCCACGGCACGCATGATGGCCGAACAGGGCGCCAAGGTGGTGATCCTCGATCTGGAAGGGGCCAACCCGCAGGCCGCTGCTGCCCGGCTCGGCACAGAGCACCTGGGGCTGGTGGCCAACGTGACCGACAAGGCCTCGTGTGAGGCGGCGGCAGCAGCCATCCAGGCGCGCTATGGCCACATCGACATCCTGGTGAACAACGCCGGCATCACGCAGCCGGTGAAGTTCCTCGATATCACGGGCGCCGATTACGACCGCATCCTGGACGTGAGCCTGCGCGGCACGCTCTACGCATCGCAGGCCGTGCTGCCGTTCATGGTGGCGCAGAACAGTGGCGCCATCGTCTGCATCTCGTCGGTGTCGGCACAGCGCGGCGGCGGCATCCTGGGCGGCCCGCACTACTCGGCCGCCAAGGCTGGCGTGCTGGGCCTGGCCCGCGCCATGGCCCGCGAATACGGCGGCAACAACATCCGCGTGAACTGCGTGACGCCGGGCCTCATCGCCACCGACATCAACAAGGGCAAGATCCCCGACGACAAGCGGCAAGGGATTCTGGACGGCATTCCGCTGGCCCGCATCGGCGAGCCTAACGACGTGGCCGGCTGCGTTGTCTTCCTGGCCAGCGACCTGGCCAAGTACTGCACGGGCGTCACGCTCGACGTGAACGGCGGCATGTTGATCCACTGA
- a CDS encoding TRAP transporter substrate-binding protein encodes MPSIHILRRTLLAAAVAGAASFASAQPVKLTLAHGNPPDNPRHVAAVKFAETVKAKTGGRVEIQVAHSAQLGDDAAMVTALRSGTLDFSANSQGAVSAVVPEYAALGMPFLFADAPKAWSVMDGPIGKELADKSAAKGMVLLGLWDNGVRQMSNSKRPIKTPADMKGLKMRTPPDSVTVDIMQALGADAQQIKFSELYVALQQGVVDGQENPLTNIASAKLYEVQKYISLTGHKYESTPFLMSKRSWDRMAPGDRQIVADAATEATQLQRQLNKEIDDKLVADLKARGVQVDTVERDAFMQAAQPVYTKWLASPIGSFVGRVQQAAR; translated from the coding sequence ATGCCATCGATCCACATTCTTCGCCGCACCCTGTTGGCCGCCGCCGTGGCAGGCGCAGCCTCATTCGCCTCGGCCCAACCCGTCAAGCTCACGCTGGCGCACGGCAACCCGCCCGACAACCCACGCCACGTGGCGGCCGTGAAGTTCGCGGAAACGGTCAAGGCCAAGACGGGCGGCCGCGTGGAGATCCAGGTGGCCCACTCAGCGCAACTGGGCGACGATGCCGCCATGGTGACGGCCCTGCGCTCGGGCACGCTGGACTTCTCGGCCAACAGCCAGGGCGCAGTGTCCGCCGTGGTGCCCGAATATGCCGCGCTGGGCATGCCGTTCCTGTTCGCCGATGCGCCCAAGGCCTGGTCGGTGATGGATGGCCCCATCGGCAAGGAGCTGGCCGACAAGTCGGCCGCCAAAGGCATGGTGCTGCTGGGGCTGTGGGACAACGGCGTGCGCCAGATGTCCAACAGCAAGCGCCCCATCAAGACGCCCGCCGACATGAAGGGGCTGAAGATGCGCACCCCGCCAGATTCGGTGACGGTGGACATCATGCAGGCCCTGGGCGCCGACGCGCAGCAAATCAAGTTCTCCGAGCTGTACGTCGCTCTGCAGCAGGGCGTGGTCGACGGCCAGGAGAACCCGCTGACCAACATTGCATCGGCCAAGCTCTACGAGGTGCAAAAGTACATCTCGCTCACGGGTCACAAGTACGAGAGCACGCCGTTCCTGATGAGCAAGCGCTCGTGGGACCGCATGGCGCCGGGAGATCGCCAGATCGTGGCAGACGCCGCCACAGAGGCGACGCAGTTGCAGCGCCAGCTGAACAAGGAGATCGACGATAAGCTGGTCGCTGACCTCAAGGCCCGGGGCGTGCAGGTTGACACGGTGGAGCGGGACGCTTTCATGCAAGCCGCCCAGCCGGTCTACACCAAGTGGCTGGCCAGCCCCATTGGCAGCTTTGTCGGCCGCGTGCAGCAGGCCGCCCGCTGA
- a CDS encoding TRAP transporter small permease, with translation MNPLLRAVDTAIAWWCHAVLYVTLSVVFAILSINVVLRYVAGTSLSWASELPELMFPWMIMAGVVLAAQHGSHIAVVLVTQKLGAARRWVLTAGSLVVVTLYLGLSWAAWPVFEIAADERSPIMQVPGSVSVGCLLLGFVMLAVVTLCRLPQVWRGTAHDEPGADA, from the coding sequence ATGAATCCTCTTTTGAGAGCGGTGGACACTGCCATCGCCTGGTGGTGCCATGCCGTGCTGTATGTGACGCTGTCGGTGGTGTTCGCCATCCTGAGCATCAACGTGGTGTTGCGCTACGTGGCTGGCACCAGTCTGTCTTGGGCTTCGGAACTACCTGAGCTGATGTTTCCCTGGATGATCATGGCCGGCGTGGTGCTGGCCGCCCAGCACGGATCGCACATTGCCGTGGTGCTGGTCACGCAGAAGCTCGGCGCTGCACGGCGCTGGGTGCTCACCGCGGGCTCGCTGGTGGTGGTAACGCTGTACCTGGGTCTGTCCTGGGCCGCGTGGCCCGTGTTCGAGATCGCAGCAGACGAGCGCAGCCCCATCATGCAGGTGCCGGGGTCGGTGAGCGTGGGCTGTCTGCTGCTGGGCTTCGTGATGCTGGCCGTTGTGACGCTGTGCCGGCTGCCTCAGGTGTGGCGCGGTACCGCGCACGACGAACCGGGAGCCGACGCATGA
- a CDS encoding TRAP transporter large permease — translation MTTLIIGLFILAALASIPIAHALVLASVCGLLIIDRVPVHLAVEQMITQTQSFPLIAIPFFMMTGALMVSGRLGQSLVQLLSMMIGRVHGGPAQVGVLSSTIFGGVSGSAVADASAIGSMLIPWLKKLGYPAPFAAGTLAAAATIDILIPPSIPMIVYALVSGASIGALFVAGILPGLLMCGGFMAVCYIQGRRRNFPRDTTPFEWPAFLRQLLHAGPALLMPVLIIIFLRFGIATPTEVSVMSTLYALVVSGIVYRDLTIAKLKAAAVEAGISTGVVLLIIMASSVVGWIVTYEQLPAAFTLYAKETLQSPWLIILAMNLIMLATGMFIDLPAAVLLLTPMFVPLASAVGMDTVQLGIMMIVNLSIGLYHPPIGTTLFITSSIAKVRIGDVVKELIPFYMVALLLLLGFAYLPWLTLH, via the coding sequence ATGACCACACTCATCATCGGCCTCTTCATCCTGGCCGCGCTGGCCTCCATACCGATCGCGCACGCGCTGGTGCTGGCGTCTGTCTGTGGGCTTCTGATTATTGACCGTGTGCCCGTACACCTGGCGGTCGAACAGATGATCACGCAGACGCAGAGCTTTCCGCTGATCGCCATTCCCTTCTTCATGATGACAGGCGCGCTGATGGTCAGCGGTCGGCTGGGCCAGAGCCTGGTGCAGCTGCTCAGCATGATGATCGGCCGCGTGCACGGCGGCCCGGCGCAGGTGGGGGTGCTGTCGTCCACCATCTTCGGCGGCGTGTCCGGCTCCGCCGTGGCCGACGCCTCGGCCATTGGATCCATGCTGATCCCCTGGCTCAAGAAGCTGGGCTACCCGGCTCCGTTCGCGGCTGGCACGCTGGCAGCGGCGGCCACCATCGACATCCTGATCCCGCCGTCCATCCCGATGATCGTGTACGCGCTGGTGTCGGGCGCCTCCATCGGCGCGCTGTTCGTGGCCGGCATCCTGCCGGGGCTGCTGATGTGCGGCGGCTTCATGGCCGTGTGCTACATCCAGGGGCGCCGCCGCAACTTCCCGCGCGACACCACGCCCTTCGAGTGGCCGGCGTTCCTGCGGCAGCTGCTACATGCGGGGCCGGCATTGCTGATGCCGGTGCTGATCATCATCTTTCTGCGCTTCGGCATTGCCACGCCGACCGAGGTGAGCGTGATGTCCACGCTGTACGCGCTGGTGGTGTCAGGCATCGTCTACCGTGACCTGACCATCGCCAAGCTCAAGGCCGCTGCGGTGGAGGCCGGCATCTCCACAGGAGTGGTGCTGCTGATCATCATGGCCTCCAGCGTCGTGGGCTGGATCGTCACCTACGAGCAGCTGCCTGCCGCCTTCACGCTGTACGCAAAGGAAACGCTGCAGTCGCCGTGGCTCATCATCCTCGCGATGAACCTGATCATGCTCGCCACGGGCATGTTCATCGACCTGCCGGCGGCCGTACTGCTACTCACGCCCATGTTCGTGCCGCTGGCGTCCGCCGTGGGCATGGACACCGTGCAGCTCGGGATCATGATGATCGTGAACCTGTCCATCGGGCTGTACCACCCGCCCATCGGCACCACCTTGTTCATCACCAGCTCAATCGCCAAGGTGCGCATCGGCGACGTGGTCAAGGAGCTGATTCCCTTTTACATGGTCGCATTGCTGTTGCTGCTGGGCTTTGCCTACCTGCCGTGGCTGACCTTGCACTGA
- a CDS encoding transketolase: MSTLQHIAQAAWRIRRFAVRMGEVQGQGYVGQALGYADVLATAYAHALNLRPDDPQWDGRDRFLLSHGHYAIAFYAALIEAGTIPESELETYGSDDSRLPMSGMATYTPGMEMSGGSLGQGLPIAVGMALGLRHRGNPAFVYNSMSDGELDEGSTWEAAMSASHHRLGNLICIVDINNQQADGPSSKVMGFEPLTDKWAAFGWHVQRVDGNHLPAVVRAFDTARQLAEPRPRVILCDTLMGKGIPFLESRDKNHFIRVDPPEWQQALEVLDAHRP; the protein is encoded by the coding sequence ATGAGCACCCTCCAACACATTGCACAGGCCGCATGGCGCATCCGCCGCTTCGCCGTGCGCATGGGCGAAGTCCAGGGCCAAGGCTACGTCGGCCAGGCACTGGGCTATGCCGACGTCCTGGCCACGGCCTACGCCCACGCGCTGAACCTGCGCCCTGACGACCCACAGTGGGACGGTCGTGACCGTTTCCTGCTCTCGCATGGCCATTACGCCATCGCCTTCTATGCCGCACTCATCGAGGCCGGCACCATCCCCGAATCGGAGCTGGAAACCTATGGCAGCGACGACAGCCGCCTGCCCATGTCCGGCATGGCCACGTACACGCCGGGCATGGAGATGTCGGGCGGCTCACTGGGACAGGGCCTGCCCATCGCTGTGGGCATGGCACTGGGCCTGCGCCACCGGGGCAATCCGGCGTTTGTCTATAACTCCATGTCCGACGGAGAGCTGGACGAAGGCTCCACCTGGGAGGCCGCCATGTCTGCCAGCCACCACCGGCTGGGCAACTTGATTTGCATCGTGGACATCAACAACCAGCAGGCCGACGGGCCGTCGAGCAAGGTGATGGGCTTTGAGCCGCTCACCGACAAGTGGGCGGCCTTTGGCTGGCATGTGCAGCGCGTGGACGGCAACCACCTGCCGGCCGTGGTGCGCGCCTTCGACACGGCGCGCCAGCTGGCAGAGCCCAGGCCCCGGGTGATCCTGTGCGACACGCTCATGGGCAAGGGCATTCCCTTCCTGGAGTCGCGCGACAAGAACCACTTCATCCGCGTCGATCCGCCCGAATGGCAACAGGCCCTTGAGGTACTCGATGCCCATCGTCCTTGA